One genomic region from Eptesicus fuscus isolate TK198812 chromosome 4, DD_ASM_mEF_20220401, whole genome shotgun sequence encodes:
- the LOC129148786 gene encoding acyl-coenzyme A synthetase ACSM1, mitochondrial-like: MQWLMRLRVLWGTHKSCHTFQPAPWHLRSQSVSATGAPRWNDHDTPEKFNFASDVLDYWTQMEKEGKRGPNPALWWVNSQGDEVKWSFRELTDFTCRAANVFTQTCGLQQGDRLALILPRVPEWWLVTIGCMRTGIIFMPGTTQMKAKDILYRLKESNAKSIVTTDALAPEVDSVASKCPALKTKLLVSDHSREGWLDFRSLIKSASPDHTCIKSKTTDPMVIFFTSGTTGFPKMAKHGHGLALRHSFPSCRKVLQLKTSDVLWCMSDPGWGMAVVGTLLEPWTAGSTVFIHHLPQFDPKVIVETLFKYPITQCLTAPSVFRMILQQNFSSLRFPSLEHCSAGGEAVLPEEQEKWRQRTGLLLHQLYGQSETGFTCGTARGSQVKPGSMGKAIPPFDVQIIDDKGNILPPNTEGNLGIRIKPTKPIGLFMLYENDPLKTAKVQCGDFYNTGDKATIDEEGYIWFLGRDDDIINASGYRIGPAEVENALAEHPAVAESAVVSSPDPIRGQVVKAFIVLTPQFLSHDQDQLTQELQEHVKSVTAPYKYPRKVEFVPELPKTYTGKIKRSELREKEFDQIQQQ, from the exons ATGCAGTGGCTGATGAGGCTCCGGGTCCTTTGGGGCACCCACAAATCCTGCCACACCTTCCAGCCTGCCCCTTGGCACTTGCGCTCCCAGTCTGTATCAGCAACTGGCGCCCCGCGATGGAATGACCATGATACACCTGAGAAATTTAACTTTGCAAGTGATGTCCTGGACTACTGGACTCAAATGGAGAAG GAAGGCAAAAGAGGCCCCAACCCAGCCCTGTGGTGGGTGAACAGCCAAGGAGACGAAGTGAAGTGGAGTTTCAGAGAGCTGACAGACTTCACCTGCCGCGCAGCCAACGTCTTCACGCAGACCTGTGGCCTGCAGCAGGGAGACCGTCTCGCCTTGATTCTGCCTCGAGTGCCTGAGTGGTGGCTGGTGACCATAGGCTGCATGCGAACAG GGATTATCTTCATGCCAGGGACAACCCAGATGAAGGCCAAGGACATTCTCTACCGACTGAAGGAGTCTAACGCCAAGAGCATCGTGACCACAGATGCCCTGGCCCCGGAGGTGGACTCTGTGGCTTCTAAGTGTCCCGCTCTGAAAACCAAGCTCCTGGTGTCTGACCACAGCCGTGAGGGGTGGCTGGACTTCCGATCTCTGATTAA GTCAGCATCCCCAGATCACACCTGCATTAAGTCAAAGACCACGGACCCAATGGTCATCTTCTTCACCAGTGGCACCACTGGCTTCCCCAAGATGGCAAAACACGGCCATGGACTTGCCTTGCGACACTCCTTCCCTTCATG CAGGAAAGTACTGCAGCTGAAGACCTCTGATGTCCTCTGGTGCATGTCAGATCCAGGTTGGGGTATGGCTGTTGTGGGGACCCTGCTTGAACCATGGACAGCAGGGTCTACAGTCTTCATCCATCATCTGCCCCAGTTTGACCCTAAGGTCATTGTAGAG ACACTCTTTAAATACCCCATCACCCAGTGCCTTACTGCACCCTCTGTATTTCGAATGATTCTGCAGCAGAATTTTAGCAG cctcaggttccccagtcTGGAGCATTGCTCTGCTGGCGGAGAGGCCGTGCTGCCTGAGGAGCAAGAGAAGTGGAGACAACGGACGGGCCTTCTCCTCCACCAGCTCTACGGGCAGTCGGAAACG GGATTCACATGTGGCACTGCCCGGGGGTCACAGGTCAAGCCCGGTTCCATGGGGAAAGCCATCCCACCCTTCGACGTCCAG ATCATCGACGACAAGGGCAACATCCTGCCGCCCAACACTGAAGGCAACCTTGGCATCAGGATCAAGCCCACCAAGCCCATCGGCCTGTTCATGTTGTATGAG AATGACCCACTGAAGACAGCCAAAGTGCAGTGTGGGGACTTTTACAACACTGGGGACAAAGCAACTATTGACGAAGAGGGCTACATCTGGTTCCTGGGGAGGGACGATGACATCATCAACGCCTCTGG GTACCGCattgggccagcagaggtggAGAACGCCCTGGCGGAGCATCCGGCGGTGGCTGAGTCAGCTGTGGTGAGCAGCCCGGACCCGATCCGAGGGCAG GTGGTGAAGGCCTTCATTGTCCTGACCCCACAGTTTCTGTCCCATGACCAGGACCAGCTCAcccaggagctgcaggagcaCGTGAAGTCAGTGACGGCCCCGTACAAGTACCCGAGGAAG